The following proteins are encoded in a genomic region of Reichenbachiella sp.:
- a CDS encoding MFS transporter encodes MEKRRLSFWEVWNLSFGFLGIQMGFALQSANASRILQIFGADVEELSWFWIVAPLMGLIVQPIVGHYSDKTWTRMGRRKPFFLTGALISAIGLIAMPNAGALTSIFPALWIGAGMLMVMDAAFNIAMEPFRALVADMMPADQRTLGFSIQTVLIGIGAVVGSWMPYTLTNWFGVSNETVVGEVPLNLILSFVIGAGILVGSIIVTILTTKEYTPEELASFNDAPQDALKEESLLHIFTDFKNMPFTMRQLSWVQFFSWFGLFGMWVYATPAIAHHVYGLPLADTSSKIYQDAGDWVGILFGVYNGISAIYAFFLPAIANKIGRKVTHTLSLVLGGTGLISIYFISDPTLLIGPMVLIGFAWASILAMPYAMLVGSIPAHKMGVYMGIFNFFIVIPQIINALIGGPLVKYLYGGNPVFALVTSGVAFIIAGLLNLKVKDS; translated from the coding sequence ATGGAAAAGAGACGCCTAAGCTTTTGGGAAGTATGGAATCTAAGTTTTGGATTCTTGGGTATTCAAATGGGCTTTGCCCTGCAAAGTGCCAATGCCAGTAGAATTCTCCAAATATTCGGCGCAGATGTCGAAGAACTCTCTTGGTTTTGGATAGTAGCACCGCTAATGGGATTGATTGTGCAACCTATTGTAGGTCACTATAGCGATAAAACATGGACCCGAATGGGTAGAAGAAAGCCCTTCTTCCTCACTGGCGCTCTGATTTCAGCTATAGGGCTGATCGCCATGCCCAATGCAGGAGCACTCACCTCTATTTTTCCGGCTTTGTGGATCGGTGCAGGCATGCTCATGGTAATGGATGCAGCATTCAACATTGCCATGGAACCCTTTCGCGCTTTGGTGGCAGACATGATGCCAGCCGATCAACGTACACTAGGATTTAGTATTCAAACCGTCCTTATTGGTATTGGTGCTGTAGTCGGGTCCTGGATGCCTTATACGCTCACCAACTGGTTTGGTGTCTCCAACGAAACGGTAGTGGGAGAAGTACCGTTGAATCTGATCTTATCTTTTGTGATTGGTGCAGGGATTTTAGTCGGTAGTATAATAGTCACCATCCTTACTACCAAAGAGTATACACCTGAAGAATTGGCGTCTTTCAACGATGCTCCACAAGACGCTCTTAAAGAAGAAAGCCTACTCCATATTTTCACTGATTTCAAAAACATGCCCTTCACCATGCGACAATTGAGCTGGGTGCAGTTCTTTTCCTGGTTTGGGCTGTTTGGGATGTGGGTGTATGCTACGCCGGCGATTGCTCATCATGTGTATGGATTACCACTCGCTGACACTTCATCGAAAATATATCAGGATGCGGGCGACTGGGTCGGCATCTTGTTTGGTGTGTACAATGGTATCTCTGCCATTTATGCCTTTTTCCTTCCGGCTATTGCCAATAAAATAGGGAGAAAAGTAACACATACCCTGTCTCTAGTATTAGGCGGTACTGGCTTGATCAGCATCTATTTTATATCCGACCCTACCCTGCTCATCGGACCTATGGTATTGATTGGTTTCGCCTGGGCCAGTATTCTAGCTATGCCATATGCGATGCTCGTAGGATCTATCCCGGCACACAAGATGGGCGTTTATATGGGTATCTTCAATTTCTTTATTGTGATCCCTCAGATCATCAATGCGCTGATTGGCGGCCCACTCGTTAAGTATCTTTATGGCGGCAATCCCGTATTTGCTTTAGTCACTAGTGGTGTGGCCTTTATCATCGCCGGTTTGCTCAACCTAAAAGTCAAAGATAGTTAA